From one Peredibacter starrii genomic stretch:
- the rpoZ gene encoding DNA-directed RNA polymerase subunit omega translates to MARVTVEDCLEHVENRYELVHLTAKRVKQLREGDDSQVKSKNKEVVTALREIAAGKVKHTLKSEYDSDEF, encoded by the coding sequence ATGGCACGAGTCACAGTCGAAGATTGTCTAGAGCATGTTGAAAACCGTTATGAGCTAGTTCACCTAACAGCTAAGCGCGTGAAACAACTTCGTGAAGGTGACGATTCTCAAGTTAAGAGCAAAAACAAAGAAGTAGTTACTGCTCTTCGCGAGATCGCTGCTGGTAAAGTGAAACACACTTTAAAAAGCGAATACGACTCAGACGAATTCTAA